In Mycolicibacterium mucogenicum DSM 44124, the following are encoded in one genomic region:
- a CDS encoding cytochrome P450, protein MESFSPAVPPEIPGVPSAVGVELPPGPVPGRPYSLPLDLLTEQYGPLFYADLGPGRRLYACSLALVDELCDETRFTKALTGRLARFRPVVGNGLFTAYPGEEGWQEAHNVLIPGFSFSGLRSYHPAMLDINRQLLAQWDAAVGTRTVDVAGDLAKLAMDTVGLAGFGARFDSYQHEGLADIPASFAATLNQVLLGPNADQAMFETERGKLFSFITDLIGRHRAGEVDLDDLLALMLQPGPDGKPILDDNSIRNQIATFLVAGQDTTSILMPTALYSIVKNPAVLHRAQAEADAVFGPDDDHVPAFDEIGKLTYIRQIIDEALRLSPPVREFDRMALADTVIGGQYPVRQGEAVTVLTSSLHRQPEWGDNVEIFDPDRFGPDRAGQRPVNLFKPFGTGARSCIGRQFALHEATMAIATLVHRYRFVDVGHYTLRTHSDVLRKPEGFHVQLIRRTPEERRQAPAAVAAAPVTQSRAAVPPGTKLLVLHGSNLGNCRSLAQQLGDEAVDLGYETTVAALDSATAALPDQGAVVIVAASYNGMPTDDARAFVDWLDGSTDQVPAVPYAVLGVGDRNWAETYMAIPRRIDARLAELGATQLIPMAEADTSGDFAGVVEDFSVALWNALGGVFGALVADEPVADESLYDLRAIDGPVTAAIDARHQVQPATVLDNIPLVDTGSEFGQDKRLIRIALPDGVDYQTGDHLTVLPDNSPALVDEVGELLDLRLDRRISINPRRSTRRAIPIDREVTVRELLTHFLELRKPATRSQLLRLAAANPCPPERAALTALADDPESRALSITDCLAEFPATKLSRQELLELFEPMSPRHYSIATSSRRRVREVELVVGVLEGPARSGSGVFRGVSSSYLADAVPGQQIRMRVDPARQAFRAGADPMRNVILVSAGTGVAPFRGFIGDRLGALEAGEPFTAALCFFGVRHPDVDYLFRDEAEDAERLGVVRMRPAFSRAGDEVKYVQDRIAADADEVWDMLGNPDNDTHVYVCGDGARMAPAVRAAFQDIYRSKTGADDDAARAWLAGLVNTDRYVEDVWAG, encoded by the coding sequence ATGGAGAGCTTCTCGCCAGCGGTGCCGCCCGAGATTCCCGGTGTCCCTTCGGCTGTCGGTGTCGAGTTGCCGCCCGGGCCGGTGCCCGGGCGGCCGTATTCGTTGCCGCTGGATCTGCTCACCGAGCAGTACGGCCCGCTGTTCTACGCCGACCTCGGGCCCGGCCGGCGGCTCTATGCGTGCTCGCTGGCCCTGGTCGACGAGCTCTGCGACGAGACCCGGTTCACCAAAGCGCTGACGGGCCGGTTGGCCCGGTTCCGTCCCGTGGTCGGCAACGGACTCTTCACCGCCTACCCCGGCGAGGAAGGCTGGCAGGAAGCCCACAACGTCCTGATCCCCGGCTTCAGCTTCAGCGGCCTGCGCAGCTACCACCCGGCCATGCTGGACATCAACCGGCAGCTCCTCGCGCAGTGGGACGCGGCCGTCGGCACCCGTACCGTCGACGTCGCGGGGGACCTCGCCAAGCTGGCCATGGACACCGTCGGCCTGGCCGGCTTCGGGGCCCGCTTCGACTCCTACCAGCACGAAGGGCTCGCCGACATCCCAGCGAGTTTCGCGGCCACGCTGAACCAGGTCCTGCTCGGACCCAACGCCGACCAGGCGATGTTCGAGACCGAGCGCGGCAAGCTGTTCAGCTTCATCACCGACCTCATCGGCCGGCATCGCGCGGGGGAGGTGGACCTCGACGACCTCCTGGCCCTGATGCTGCAGCCCGGTCCGGACGGCAAGCCGATCCTGGACGACAACAGCATCCGCAACCAGATCGCCACGTTCCTGGTCGCCGGCCAGGACACGACGTCGATCCTGATGCCGACGGCGCTGTACAGCATCGTCAAGAACCCGGCGGTGCTGCACCGGGCGCAAGCCGAGGCGGACGCGGTGTTCGGCCCCGACGACGACCATGTGCCGGCGTTCGACGAGATCGGCAAGCTCACCTACATCCGCCAGATCATCGACGAAGCGCTGCGTCTGTCCCCTCCGGTGCGGGAATTCGATCGAATGGCCTTGGCAGATACCGTCATCGGTGGCCAGTATCCGGTGCGGCAGGGTGAAGCCGTGACGGTGCTGACGTCGTCGCTGCATCGGCAACCGGAGTGGGGCGACAACGTCGAGATCTTCGATCCGGACCGGTTCGGCCCCGACCGGGCCGGGCAGCGGCCGGTCAACCTGTTCAAGCCGTTCGGCACCGGCGCGCGGTCGTGCATCGGCCGTCAGTTCGCGCTGCACGAAGCGACCATGGCGATCGCGACCCTGGTGCACCGCTACCGGTTCGTCGACGTCGGGCACTACACCTTGCGTACCCACAGCGACGTGTTGCGCAAGCCGGAGGGCTTTCACGTGCAGCTCATCCGCCGCACCCCGGAGGAGCGGCGGCAGGCTCCGGCGGCCGTCGCGGCCGCACCGGTGACGCAGTCCCGTGCGGCGGTGCCGCCGGGCACGAAACTGCTTGTGCTGCATGGTTCGAACCTCGGAAACTGCCGGTCGTTGGCGCAGCAACTCGGCGATGAGGCCGTCGACCTCGGCTACGAAACGACCGTCGCCGCACTGGATTCCGCAACCGCGGCACTGCCGGACCAGGGCGCCGTGGTGATCGTCGCGGCGTCGTACAACGGGATGCCGACCGACGATGCCCGGGCCTTCGTGGACTGGCTGGATGGATCGACGGATCAAGTACCGGCGGTGCCGTACGCGGTTCTCGGTGTCGGAGATCGCAACTGGGCCGAGACGTACATGGCGATACCACGGCGGATCGACGCCCGGCTCGCGGAACTCGGTGCCACACAACTGATTCCGATGGCCGAAGCCGATACTTCGGGCGACTTCGCCGGTGTGGTGGAGGATTTCTCGGTGGCACTGTGGAATGCGCTCGGCGGTGTCTTCGGCGCCCTCGTCGCCGACGAGCCTGTGGCCGACGAGTCGCTCTACGATCTGCGTGCCATCGACGGGCCGGTCACGGCCGCGATCGATGCCCGCCATCAAGTTCAGCCGGCGACGGTGCTGGACAACATTCCGTTGGTGGACACCGGGTCCGAATTCGGACAGGACAAGAGGCTGATCCGGATCGCGCTGCCCGACGGCGTCGACTACCAGACCGGCGATCACCTGACCGTATTGCCGGACAACAGCCCCGCCCTGGTGGACGAGGTCGGTGAGCTGCTGGACCTGCGCCTGGATCGCCGCATCTCGATCAATCCACGGCGCAGCACGCGGCGGGCCATCCCGATCGACCGGGAAGTCACTGTGCGCGAACTGCTTACGCACTTCCTCGAGCTCCGCAAGCCGGCGACCCGCAGTCAGCTGCTGCGGCTCGCGGCCGCCAACCCGTGTCCGCCGGAACGGGCCGCGCTGACCGCCCTGGCCGACGACCCCGAGTCCCGCGCGCTGAGCATCACCGACTGCCTGGCGGAGTTCCCGGCCACCAAGCTGAGCCGCCAAGAGTTGTTGGAGCTCTTCGAACCCATGTCCCCGCGGCACTATTCGATCGCCACCTCGTCGCGCCGCCGGGTCCGGGAAGTCGAGTTGGTCGTCGGGGTGCTGGAAGGGCCGGCCCGGTCGGGCTCCGGTGTCTTCCGTGGCGTCTCATCCAGCTATCTCGCGGATGCCGTTCCGGGACAGCAGATCCGGATGCGGGTCGATCCGGCTCGGCAGGCCTTCCGGGCCGGTGCCGATCCGATGCGCAACGTCATCCTGGTCAGCGCCGGGACGGGTGTGGCCCCGTTCCGGGGATTCATCGGAGACCGGCTCGGCGCATTGGAAGCCGGGGAGCCGTTCACCGCCGCGCTGTGCTTCTTCGGCGTGCGGCACCCCGACGTGGACTACCTGTTCCGCGACGAGGCCGAGGACGCCGAACGTCTCGGTGTCGTGCGGATGCGCCCGGCGTTCTCGCGGGCCGGTGATGAGGTCAAGTACGTGCAGGACCGGATCGCCGCGGACGCCGACGAGGTCTGGGACATGCTCGGAAACCCGGACAACGACACCCACGTCTATGTGTGCGGCGACGGCGCCCGGATGGCCCCCGCGGTGCGCGCGGCGTTCCAGGACATCTACCGCAGCAAGACCGGCGCCGACGACGACGCCGCCCGCGCCTGGCTGGCCGGCCTGGTCAACACCGACCGCTACGTCGAGGACGTCTGGGCCGGCTGA
- a CDS encoding uracil-xanthine permease family protein: MIPLSWTPVGPNAAVVGPDERLSWPRTIGIGAQHVVAMFGATFLVPVLTGFPPATTLLFSGIGTIAFLLITGNRLPSYLGSSFSVIAPVTAATAAHGTGSALGGLIAVGLLLILVGGVVHLVGTHWLDVTLPPVVTGAIVALIGFNLAPAAKNNFEKGPLVGLVTLVLLVATLAFFRGIIGRLAIFLAVVIGYLLALALGDVDTAAIAAAPWIGLPEFHGPSFSLAVLPMFLPAVIALIAENIGHVKSVGQMTGKDLDPLMGRALAADGVATVLAGAGGGSATTTYAENIGVMAATRIYSTAAYWVAAAVAVALSLCPKVGAAISAIPPGVLGGATIVLYGLVGILGVRIWLTNHVDFSQPINQMTAAIPLIIGIADFTWQAGPLTFTGIALGSVAALVIYHSMRGLTALRGRTSQPAQTSST, translated from the coding sequence ATGATTCCGCTCTCCTGGACGCCGGTCGGGCCGAATGCCGCCGTCGTCGGCCCCGATGAACGGCTCAGCTGGCCGCGCACCATCGGTATCGGCGCCCAGCATGTGGTGGCGATGTTCGGGGCCACCTTCCTGGTGCCGGTGCTGACCGGTTTCCCGCCGGCCACGACGCTCTTGTTCTCCGGCATCGGGACGATCGCGTTCCTCCTGATTACCGGAAACCGACTGCCGAGCTATCTCGGGTCGAGCTTCTCGGTGATCGCACCGGTGACCGCCGCGACCGCGGCACACGGCACCGGCAGCGCGCTGGGCGGTTTGATCGCCGTGGGCCTGCTGCTGATCCTGGTCGGCGGGGTGGTGCATCTGGTCGGCACGCACTGGCTGGATGTGACGCTGCCGCCGGTGGTCACCGGCGCGATCGTCGCGCTGATCGGTTTCAACCTGGCGCCGGCGGCGAAGAACAATTTCGAGAAGGGGCCGCTGGTCGGGCTGGTGACGCTGGTGCTGCTGGTCGCGACCCTGGCGTTCTTCCGCGGCATCATCGGCCGGCTGGCGATCTTCCTGGCCGTTGTCATCGGCTACCTGCTGGCGCTGGCTCTCGGTGATGTGGACACCGCGGCGATCGCCGCCGCCCCGTGGATCGGGCTGCCCGAATTCCACGGACCGTCATTCAGCCTCGCGGTCCTGCCGATGTTCCTGCCGGCGGTCATCGCGCTGATCGCCGAGAACATCGGGCATGTGAAGTCAGTGGGCCAGATGACCGGAAAGGATCTGGATCCGTTGATGGGCCGGGCGCTGGCAGCCGACGGCGTGGCCACCGTGCTGGCCGGCGCGGGCGGTGGCTCGGCCACCACCACCTACGCCGAGAACATCGGAGTGATGGCCGCGACGCGCATCTATTCGACCGCCGCGTACTGGGTGGCTGCCGCCGTGGCCGTCGCACTGTCGTTGTGTCCCAAGGTCGGTGCGGCCATCTCGGCCATTCCGCCGGGCGTGCTGGGCGGAGCGACGATCGTGCTCTACGGTCTGGTCGGCATCCTCGGCGTGCGGATCTGGCTGACCAACCACGTGGATTTCTCACAGCCGATCAATCAGATGACCGCCGCCATCCCGCTGATCATCGGCATCGCCGACTTCACCTGGCAGGCCGGACCGTTGACGTTCACCGGCATCGCGCTCGGATCCGTTGCCGCGCTGGTGATCTACCACAGCATGCGCGGACTGACCGCCCTTCGCGGCAGGACGAGTCAGCCGGCCCAGACGTCCTCGACGTAG
- a CDS encoding DUF1697 domain-containing protein yields MTRYAVFLRGVNVGGVNLKMAEVAAAFREAGFDDVKTLLASGNVVLSSAAKAATVRTKAEAALRESFGYDAWVLVYPIEELRTISADYPFEREVDGHHSYITFVSDSDVLDELAALEPVGDELISRGHGVLYWQVARGDTLSSAISKTMGKKRYKSSTTTRNLRTVEKVLAAGE; encoded by the coding sequence ATGACGCGCTACGCGGTCTTTCTGCGCGGCGTGAACGTCGGCGGGGTGAATCTGAAGATGGCCGAGGTTGCGGCAGCGTTCCGCGAGGCCGGCTTCGACGACGTGAAAACGCTGCTCGCCAGCGGCAACGTCGTACTGTCCAGTGCCGCCAAGGCTGCGACGGTACGCACGAAAGCCGAAGCGGCGCTGCGGGAATCGTTCGGCTACGACGCCTGGGTCCTGGTGTACCCCATCGAGGAACTCCGGACCATCTCGGCGGACTACCCCTTCGAGCGTGAGGTCGACGGCCACCACTCCTACATCACGTTCGTCAGTGACTCCGATGTCCTGGACGAGCTGGCGGCGCTCGAACCGGTCGGCGACGAATTGATCAGCCGCGGTCACGGTGTCCTGTATTGGCAGGTGGCTCGCGGCGACACCCTGAGCAGCGCGATCAGCAAAACGATGGGCAAGAAGCGCTACAAGTCGTCGACCACCACGCGCAATCTGCGGACGGTCGAGAAGGTCCTGGCTGCGGGCGAATAG
- a CDS encoding PPOX class F420-dependent oxidoreductase has product MTRQVFEDKLLALISDNSLGVLATIKRDGRPQLSNVSYYFDPRAVTIGVSVTEPRAKTRNLRRDARASIYVRSDDGWAYAVAEGDAVLSPPAAAPDDDTVEGLITLYRNISGEHPDWDDYRRAMVADRRVLLTMPITHLYGLPPGVR; this is encoded by the coding sequence ATGACCCGTCAGGTCTTCGAAGACAAGCTGCTCGCGCTGATCAGCGACAATTCGCTGGGCGTACTGGCCACCATCAAGCGCGACGGTCGACCGCAGTTGTCGAACGTGTCCTATTACTTCGACCCACGGGCCGTCACCATCGGGGTGTCGGTCACCGAACCCCGGGCCAAGACGCGCAATCTGCGGCGCGACGCCCGGGCGTCGATCTACGTCCGATCCGACGACGGGTGGGCGTACGCGGTGGCCGAGGGAGACGCGGTGCTGAGCCCGCCTGCCGCGGCACCCGACGACGACACCGTCGAAGGCCTGATTACCTTGTACCGCAACATCTCCGGCGAACACCCGGACTGGGACGACTATCGCCGGGCGATGGTGGCCGACCGCCGGGTCCTACTCACCATGCCCATCACTCACTTGTACGGGCTGCCTCCGGGCGTGCGCTGA
- a CDS encoding DUF5302 domain-containing protein translates to MAENSAEGSASSDETKRKFREALERKKAGSAGGTAHRDGGAKQSKSHGAVGGGRREFRRKSG, encoded by the coding sequence ATGGCCGAGAACTCCGCCGAAGGTTCAGCATCGTCCGACGAGACCAAGCGCAAGTTCCGCGAGGCGCTCGAGCGTAAGAAGGCCGGTTCCGCCGGCGGCACCGCCCACCGGGACGGCGGGGCCAAGCAATCGAAGTCGCACGGCGCGGTCGGCGGTGGGCGCCGGGAGTTCCGTCGTAAGAGCGGATAG